In the genome of Eschrichtius robustus isolate mEscRob2 chromosome 2, mEscRob2.pri, whole genome shotgun sequence, the window CCCTTGACCTTGTCACTTTGCGCTGCAGTTTTGTCTTTTGGAGGAATCTACACAATGACACTACTACTAAGAGGTTTTGCTAAATTCGTCCAGCAGAGGAAATATGAAGGGAAGCCAGAGGTACAGGGAAATGAAACACCAAGGTGAGGCCTGGAGATGGCCTGAGCCTGAGATTGCTCCTCCCGCCCCAGGAAAAACTCCTGGGTCAGTGAGGGACAGGCAGGCGGACAGGGCAGATAGAGGGTGATGCTAAGGCAGGTTCCTGGGAAACCAGTGGCATCCAAGGGATGGAAgatggagaagagaaatgagagcCGGCAGAGTAGACACCCTCGGAGGCAGAGCAGGGACAGAGCCTGGAGGATATGGCCAGCAAGGGTCTGCACTGCCCCTGACACACAGACTCCATGAAGACCTCAAGGTTCTCACGTTTCTGCGGATAGACCTCAAGCTGTAGATGTAGATTTATGCAACAGGTCTGATCTGCCTGCCCTCCTCACCCAGGCACCCTGAACATTCCTTTCCCTTGACACTCACCCCAAATTCAACCTTAACTGCTATGCCCAATGCATGGGTGGGGGACTGTGGGCCTGGGTGTGCATGTCCGGTGGAGCAGCCCCGTTACAGGCTGCATTTAAATGGGGCAGGTGTCAGGTCTGGacagcccaggcctcctggagatgACGACCGCAGCTCATGGAGACCCCGGCAAATCTGACGAGACTTGGGGCAGCGCAAAGAACTTTATGGAGTTGGGATACACTTAGGTTAACTTACCCCCAATACAGATCTCTATAATGAAATGTTTATAGCCTAGAAACATGAACACCTAGAGGAAAAGGGAACACAAACACTCTTCTGAGGAGCACTGTCTTCAGCAACTCAAGGTGGGCACTTAGAGTTCGCAGCCCACATCTACACCTAGGAGAAGACACTCAGGGTTGGGGTGTCTTGAAGGATGACAGGGGGGTCCAGAAGGAGGCAGATGGAGGAGCTGCTTCAGGCCAGGGATGGAACGAGCTTCCTCTGCCCGGTGCCTGGGCAAGCAGCACATCACTGcatgggaagagagggaaggagtgaGTTAGGTTCTATCCTGGAAGCCAGGTGACTGGAGAACCCAGCCCCACCAGACCCACACGTCTCCTCACCCACAATCACCACCCACTTGGAGCTGATGAACCAGTATTGCCAGAAGTGAAATGACACCTCTCAGCTCAGAGGAGGGAAGACAGAGGCTGCTGGCTCCTGGCTCCTGGCTCAGACTCAGGGTTGCAAAGAGCCCAGAATCTCCAGGTTTAGGCAAAGCCTCAGGGCACAGTGTAAAGGAGGACATTCAGGATGAGGGCATGGCAACCACCATCCTCGCCAGGATCCCTGCCTCTCCTGACCTCACAGCCAGCTCCTACCTGCAGAGCCCCAGGACAGGGCAGGGGCCCAGTGCTTCAATATTGGGATGCAAGTCCCCCCTCTCTGCATATGTTCCTTCCCACATGGAAGCTGGAGAGTCTCCTGGATTACTCATTCCTGAAATTCAGCCCCAAATGGAAGCAAGGCAGCGGTCTTAAGGCTTCTCTCTTGGTAAGCTACCACCTTGCTAATTCTTGAATCTGTGCCCCTCTGCACTCCCCTGGCCACCAGGACAGGGTGCCCACCTGGAGCAGCATACTGAGGCCCAGGTTGCGGTGCCTCCTCTCCAGCTCCGACACAGCCTGCAGCAGGGACCTGAACCTCTCCGCTGGGTCCTCATCCTCGTCGTCCAgggacccttcctctttctctgcttCCTGCAGGAAGCGCCCCTCCTCCTCGGCAAAGAAGGCCCGAAGCTTCTTGTAGTCCGTCAGGGCCTTCTTCCTCCGGTCCATCACATGTCCCTACAGGATgggtgggtggcagggagggatacCCGTGTCCTCGGGCTACCCCGAGAGCCCCTGCCCCACCACCGACCACCTCAGGGGAGGAGAGTCCCCTGACCGTCTGACTGTACAGTGCTCAGCTGTGGTCCAAGGCCCTGCCAAATAGGGTCAGGGTACACAGCCACGTTTCCTTGTTCACATGGACTCCAACCCCACCCCACTTGCCTTCCACACAGCAGCAGCGGACTCAGCCTGGCCATGCAGGTCCCGAGCATCGTTCAGATCTTTCCTCATGATCTCCACAGATCCCTTGTTCTCCTGGAAAGAGATGTTGGTTATGGGGTGTGTGGCCACTTCTGAAGGTCTGGGGCCCACCTAAGCCCAGTCCAGAGggacactgcaccaccagaaTCCCCTGTCCGACGGTCCAGAGGCCTCAGTTCATGGTCTTGGCCCACCAGACACCTCAAAACCCTGCAGGCGCCAGAGAGGGGGGTCTTAGTGACCCACTATGCTCTCTCCAGTCTGAGAGAAATATTTGTGCTAAGAATCCAACAGGGTAACTGTACACAAGACCATCCATTGGGGTCCCTAGTGTTACTCTCCCCAGCGCAGGGATGGAGGGTGGTCTCTTTGGGGTGAGGATGGCCACACCCAGGGCCTGCCCAGCTCCATGCACTGACTGGATAGGTGGGGTCCTTCACCAGGAGGAGAGACCAACTCCAGTCCCCTGGCCACATGCTCTAGCCCCAAGCAAGCTCCTGGATGCTACACTCCACTGTTTACCCAGGAGACCCCAGGACCCAACCCCTGACACATGTACCCTCAAACGTGCTACTCTCtcccctctggtgggcagggaccACACTGTTTCCACTCCCGGGGCCTGGCTGTCTTTATTctctaagaaataaaattgagCCCCACACACACATCCCGAGACACCAGCTGTGACCAGACTCTCCGATGGCGGGTTCCGACCCAGAATCAAGTGCCACATGTAACGGCTGAAAGCACAGTGGAAAAGGTTCCAGAACAAAGTAGGTTAAGGGACTCGGGAGAAGACGGAATGGGAGCGGGGTGCACAGGACCCGAGGGGCCGATAGCCTCAGGTCCCGACCCCTATGAGGGGACTTTGCTCGTTGGGGCAGGGCTACCATAGCGTGACGTCATGCCACCAGGTGCAGGGCAGTAACACAAAAGGGGCAAGGCATGGGGGCGGGGCCCCCAGCAGGACTGTCTGCccatggggggtggggcagggcagtaCAACACTGAGAAGGCGGCAGGGGCATCCTGGGGGGAAGCGGGGGACGACGGGGAGAAAGGGCACTGTCCAGGGCTGGGGAAAGGGGGACTGGATACCTTCCGAAGGTAGGGGAGTGGAGAGGGAGCAACCTCTGGGGGTAGGGAATGGGGGAACAAGGCACCGTCCAGGGATGGGAGAAAGGGTACTGGGCACCGTACAGAGAAAGCAAAAGGGACAGGGCAACAACTGGGGtatggtggggcggggggggcggcggTCAGAGCACCGTCCAAAAGATGGAGACTGGGGACTAGGGCGCCAACCGGATAATACGAAGGGGGAACAGGGCGCAGTCTGGGGATGGGAAGGGGGTCAGGGCACCCTCCGGGGAAGGGCAGCGCATGGGACGCCGCCCGCGCGCACCTTGCCGCGCAGCGCCTTCCTCCAGCGGGGCTCCCACTCGGGCGGCTCGGGCCCCGCGGCCATGCGGCAAGCGGCGCACAGCGGGCCCCCGTCGGCTCGGCACAGCAGCTGCAGCGCCGCCTCAGAGGCCGGGCCGTCGCGCGCGGGCGCCGCGGCAGCCTCCTCGAGCGCCAGCAGGCGGCGGCTGAGCGGCGGGCGGCCGGGCTCCACAGCGCGCTGCCAGCAGTCGTCGGCGCACTCGGGGCACGGGAAGGGCCCGTCCTCCTCCGCCCAGAATCGCACCACGCACGCCCGGCAGAAGCGATGGCCGCAGTCGGCGCGCACCGGCTCGCGGGGCGCGCGCTGGCACAGGGCGCAGGCGGCCTCGGCTGGGCCCGCGGGAAGCGccagggcggcggcggcggggccctcGAGGAGGGCGCAGACAGGGACGCAGACCGGGGAGCACAGGTGGCTGGGCTGGCGAGGCCGGAGACACGGGGGAATGCCGGGGACCGGGACGCAGGAAAAGCGCGGCCGGAGAGCCGAGGACGGTGATGCGCGGACAAGGATGGAGAGCAGGGACGAAGGACAAGAATGGCGACTGGGATGGCTGAACGCCCGGCGCAGGGTCCTGACAGGCGTGTGCTCCACCACGCAGGGTCCTGGCAGCGCTGTGCTCCACGCAAGGTCCTGGCAGCGGTCTACTCCAGCCTCCCGGGTCCTGACAGGCCGCTACACTCCGCCTGGGTCCTGGCAGCGGTGTACACTCCACTCCCTCCCAGCTAACAGTGGCGCGCTTCAGTCTCCCCCCGCGGGCCGACCCATGTCCTTGCACGCTGAAATCTTACAGGGATTGTCACTTCTCCCATAAATGACTCGTGTGAGAAAGGGAAACAGTTTTATTTGAAAAGtccattttaaacatctttttgtaAGCTGCTAGGACCTGAGCTTCAAGCACCTCCTCCGGGGCGCAACGCCCACGCGGGGTGGGGACTGGGCTGGAATACGGCCTGCGTGGGACCCCCTCGTGTGCACCATCCCACGTGAAATCGTTCTGCATGCACCGAACCGCGTGGGCCTTCCCCGCGTGCGTAGGTCCGGCGTGGACTCTCAGAGGAACACGTCCTGTGAGGGCCACCCCACGTGGGTGGCCAACGTCCGACCTGGAGCCCAGGCTTTAGGTCCCCAGTTCGCCCCTGAGCCTCAGGCACGGGGAATCCAGCGGCGAGGAAACTCGTTGATTTAGAGTGAAGACTTGTGATAAGACCCAGGGCTACCAGTCACCAGGCCCATACCAGGAAATTCGTTAGCATTTCTttagaaaagacaaacaaaaaaggttTAGGGAAGGAGCGGTctggtggtttgtttttgtttttgtttttgttgttttaaacaacCAAGCacgtggtttaaaaaaaaatgcaatttttaattttttaaaagtgaatctgttattcCGCATAAGTGCAAAATCTTCCTAGGTATTGCTCTTtggttttgtgggggtttttttgttttttttaaaatctgttgttGATTTAACAAAAAACACGtaaaagttaagttttattcagggaccttactgaggCCTGTAGCCAGGAAATAGCTGTTGACTGaagaaaatgcacaacctaaacgTTGAGAGTTACATTTTATTTGGCAGACTTGCTAAGGAcctaagccaggaagagagcctctCAGGAGCCAGGTATATAGGAGTTTTGGCAACAAAAACCAGGTTTGGAACAACAAAAGGTtactgttaaagaaaaccagacatcttaatgaatttagtgctttttttaatgtatgggaagatgcaataGTCTGGGCTTATtggaatcattcctttgatagggaccttaactatctagggccagtaccctgtttttctcctttctgaatcccctcagggtgcacagttggGGTGGCTGTGGtgccacaacatcctttgtttactgataaggCAAGCTGGTTGTCTTTATCCACACAGCCTCTCCTTACCTCTGAAGGGACTGGTCCAAAGAGGTAGTGGAGGAGCCAGTATATATAAGAATTGTTTTGGCCGGGAAATACTTGTAGTCAAGCATAcataaaagattactgctaatcacaaagaacagatatctcaagttactgattttagtgtttttctatctATGGGAAGATGCACGAATATGGggtcattgaaattattccttagatagGCATTTTAACTGTCTGGGGGCCTGGTAAATCCAAAGTGCAGAGTGTTTCatcattttttcccccatcttgaattcccctcagggcacaCTGTCAGTGGGCAACTGTAGTGGGTTGCAACTTACCTCTTTCTATAACAGGGTGATGAGTGACACTCTTTATTCTCTCTGTTTACATTGGCATAGACTTGAAAATGCACTAAATGGGCAGTCGGAAGTGTGACTGGCAAACTGAGGTTAGTTCTGTGGAGCAATGGTTAGAAGGAGAAAAGCACTTCAGGCCGAGCCTCGCTGATTTGTTGGGTAGACTAGGAACACAGTGGAGAgaaaagtggggggaaaaaaaaaatcaatgagcaAAGGCCATGATAGTCCAGTGAGTGTGAAAAATAAGCAGGCACAACCATTAAAGGCAAATAACCAAACTAGGAAAATGTCAGccacaaatatacaaagaattcataaAATTTGGAACAGAAAAGTACAACGGAAAAATACCCCCTGCCCCCATGGAATTTGTCAGCTCACAGAGAAAACGCAAATGCTGAATAGACatgagaaaaaatatacaatCTAACCAGTTACCAAGAAATAGAAACATAaagtgagacttttttttttcactattaaatTGGCAGACCCTGTTActaaaccaaacttgggtccactcatcCATGTCGCAGCAAAGCCAATCAGTCTACTGACACTGAGTTGTAGTGAAGGAAAGTatgcagggtgccaagcaaggagaatgggcagctcatgctcaaaaagcccaaactccccaatggattttagggaaaggtttttaaaggcagCATTTGGGGTAAGCAGCTGGTGGACTTTCTTCTGGCTGGCTGGTGATGAGATAACAaggtgatgtttcaggaatccTAAACATCTGGTTCCAACACTGGTTGCAACCAGTCTTGGGTCTACCTGCTtgtcagcatgtagtcaccatcctccacctgagtgggggtcttagtttctgcagaacaactcaaggATTTGCATCAGATTATTATTATGTCCCTTGAGGAGGAAataggactctgttttattgctGAACTATTTTTCAAGCTCTCTTGCTTaatgctttttctttgtttctgcattccatcACTTCCCTAATTAGAGCCTGAGTCTGCTCCTCcaaactcagggaaggcctagggcACTAATGCCTTTTtccacaaacaagaaatgggggatatggaggggcttttgtacctgggaggTCCTGTGTAGTTTTTGGGTTTCAACCAAAAAAACCCTGATTTTGCAGATATTGCTTCTGGGAGACAATGTAGCAGTATGTGTTAAGGATCTTCAGATGTTTCATAACCTTTGGAATTCCTTTTCTCAAAATATGTTctataaaaataacccaaagtggaaataaatcatcatttggtttggtttggaGAAATGTTTGTCATATCACTatctgggagggagggaagcttaAAGTCCAATAATAGGGGAATGACTCAGCAAATTATAGTAGCCATCAATTTGAAGATGTGTGCATGAAAGATTTTTGGAAACGAGGAATGGCAAATACTGTTAGAACCCATCCATGACCTGCTCCCAACTCCAATGTGTGGATTTTTCCCCACACCAGGCAATTCTCTGTGTTtacaatttaacttaattttgacactcctggagatagcatcaaaccccacaggttaagggctcagtgcTACAAGACTGCCCCCCTGCAACTTCAGTTGCCAATCACAAATCCAAGCATCACCTGTGACACTATAGTATCACAAATGTCTATAGACCAGAGGGTCTCATCACGGTATCACACTATCCTTCATTAAGACCAGCAGAATCAAAATTGTGTTGTGCAGAATTCCCATTCTCCAAGACAGACTCAAACTGGCATTTTCCCTCCAGCTTCCTTTGTACCCTACAGATAAGAGACAAGGAATGGGAGAAGAGAGGGCAAAGAAGAGATGTACATTCTCTCCCTCATCTGCTTCTTGAACCATCCAGAGAACTGAAGACTCCCACTTTCAGGTCGGAGGCAGAATAAGAGTGGGTGATGGTCTGAATTATTGCTCAGAATAACATTTCATAAATACCACTGATACAGTAGGACACTTGGCAGTCTCTGAGCATCTTGATGCTGACATCAAAGacatcaaagaactaaataagggacttccctggtggcgcagtggttaagaatccccctgccaatgcagcggacatgggttcaatccctggtccgggaagatcccacatgccacggagcaactaagcctgtgcgccacaactactgggcctgtgctctagagcccacgagccacaactaccgagcccctgtgccacaactactgaagcccacgtgcctagagcccatgctctgcaatgaagaatagcccccgcttgctgcaattagagaaagcctgcgtgcagcaacgaagacccaacgcagccgaaaataaataaattaataaacaaattaattaatttaaaaaacaaaaaaccccaaagctttatttaaaaaaaaaaaacaaaaacaaaactaaataagaGAATGCCTCACCATGAAAGGGCAGAATTCCCAGTTTTGCTGATTCTGAACCATATTCCATATTTCtcaatattgtattttaaatagaTTAGTATAAAGTTTTGAGATTAAATTAGTAACAATGAAAAAATCTGAATATTTTCTACAAGTGTGacaaagtagttttttttttttaaggtaacaaAAAAATAGACCACTAGAAGAGAATTAAAGGATcctaagggtagcagaatataccaccccaaaatgtgtcactttggcataaagattattttgagctggagGCAAATGAGGATCAACAGTTGCAGAAAGATGCCTTCCCAGAGTTTCCTTAACTGACTAAAAGCAGAAACTTCTGAAAAATGAAAACTGCCATAAATGCCCTCTCTGGGGAAGACTTCTGGCTCTGAAGATGATGGAAAGTCAGGGCCAAGATGGACCTGCACTAATGACACTTGTCTTCCATTGGTTTCCCCCCAAATATTTACCTTCCCATAGCTTGACACCCCTGGAAGCCTAAaacacttttcctttctcttgtcaCTTCTCTACAGATTTATTTGTTAAGATGTTATATAAGCCCAAGTTCTAACCATccctttgagttactcatcactGAGATTTCTCCCGTGTGACGTGCACCACATGCATTAATaaactatttttctcttgttgatctgatgagtttttttttttgtcagtctaATTTATGGGGCCTCAGCCAATGAAACTaagatgagaagagagaaaagttttTCTCTTAAGTTTTCATTACAGGAAGTTGTAATCGCACATCAACCTAATGATTTGATGTGTGTTTTATTGCATTTCGAGTTGCCCTATTTTAAGTTCTGTTTTCACAAACCAAACAAAAGGGGATGGTAAAGAGATCTTCAACTACGTGTGTAGGAGAAATGATTGAAGAGCTGAGGGTGTTGAGATTAAGAAGATAGAACTCTGTGGAAATTTCATGTCCGGCATGTGGAAAAGGAATAGAAAgcaatttttatttctcagaaaaGACAGAAATAGGACTAAGAAATACAACTTACTAGGAGGCAAATTTGAAGTCGTTATGTTTATGATATTGTGatgtataataagaaatatatatttggcctTCCTCCCTATTCctagcacagagctcctaaaaccctgggaatttcctaagtgatgagaatcATAAAGTTGTCTTGATTTTCTAAACGAACCTCTGTCAGTGACATCAGGGTTTGTGTTAATGAGGTAACTTTTGGAAAGTTCTTGAGGATGGGAGcaggttgccaggggaaccaatctAGTAAGAGAGGGTTGGAAGTTTTAGTCCCACCTTCCATAAAAACCCAGaaggatggggtttggagagcttccaggtcaatgaacacctggagatttggagagagtggcatgcccagagagggcatggaagctctgtgccctttccccataccttacCCTGTGCAAGTCTTCTACCTGGCTGTTCCcaagttatatccttttatgatAAACTGGTGATTTGTAAGTAACATGTTTCTCAGAGTTCTGTGAACTGCTCTAGCAAagtaatcaaacccaaggaggaagtCAAGGAAACCTCTGATCCATAGTGGGGTCagccagaagcacaggtgacaacctgaacTTTCTATTGGAGTCTGAATTGGGGACAGGCTTGTAgaactgaacccttaacctgtgagacttgatgctatctccaggtaggtaGTGACAGAATTGAGTTAACTGCCTgtgagaaaaacacaaacatcAGAATTGGTGTCAGATTTGGAATGATATTCCTCCAAATTTTCCATgttctaatgaaaaaaaaaaaaaaaaaaaaaagaatcacggAGTGTTAAAGCTGAGATTGGTGTTCAGGATGGTTCAGTCCATCCCATGTCTGACTTAAAGAGGCTGAAAGCCACACACGTCAAGATGGTACCTCCACAAAACTACCAGACTGCCTTAAATAAGAACTCTTTCATATTTTCGTTTGTATTTTTCTGCTTCAAAGAAAATTATTGTCTCATTTTAGAactgaagagggaaaaaaatcagggtGGGGTATTTGTTGGTTTCCAACAAATTATACgtattgaaagaaaaaaggtgAGTGGCAAATATAAATTGCAATTATGGTATTATCTGTGAGAATAATTTTCCAGACTTTTCTAGGTTTTCATAATAATATGCTTGAAAACTTGTTTCTAAACCTGTATTTATTCCTGATACATTTAAAGCTGTATCCACTCTTAAGTACAGCTAAGCTctatcacatatattcttttaggTGGTATCTCTTTTTATTAGGAtctgaatatttttaattcccCATATGATCTCTTTTTTAACCCAAATATTATCTAGCTATAcattatttagtttccaaatatacaGAATTTGTAACTACAATTTGGTTAATAATTTATACTTTACTACACTACAGATGTAGAACACGACAGTTTGGAATTTAATGAGCTCTCCTCTTATGACTGAATGGATGGGTTATTTTTGCAAATGGTGCCTGTGTGCTCAAAAGGAAAGTGGGTCCTCTGCTTGCTGGTTATAGTTCCAAAATCTTGACGTTATTAATTGTATTATTGAGCTCTTCAATATCACTGCtcagtgggcttccctgatggtgcagtggttaaaaatccacctgccaatgcaggggacacgggttcgagccctggtctaggaagatcccacatactgcagagcaactagacccatacgccacaactactgagccggcgctctagagcctgtgagccacaactactgagcccgcgtgcctagagcccatgctctgcaacaagagaagccaccgcaatgagaagcccatgcatcgcaacgaagatcaggccccgcctgccgcaactacagaaagcccgcatgcagcaaagaatacccaacacagccaaaaaataaataaattaattaattaaaaaaaatatatcactgCTTAGTTTGTATTTGATTTCTCAGCGTCTGTGTGTGATAGGTGTTAAAAATCTGTGACAATGGTGATCTACCCATTTCCACAAGGATTGCAATTAGCTGGTATTTTGAAGTGATATGAAGTGCATTTATGCTTAAGATGATTATGTTGACTTGATCTAGTGTTCACTGTATCAGAATGTAATGTCCATCTTTGTCATTTATGATCATTTTTACCTCAAATTATACTTTTTTTAGATCCTAAGATATAAACATGATAGAAAATGAGAAATATCAGAAATACCTAGAAATCATTTATATTGAAATTACTACATCGAAATGCGTGGGACCCAAATAAGCCATACTTAAAGGAAATGTTTCTTTAAACTCATTTATGGGGATGGAGGCTGGGGAGAGGAACTAACCatttgttatggattgaattgagtccagcaaaaatatgaaaagaagtgTTGAAGTCTGTtaacctgaaacaaatagactgttagtgtttctccagcaaagatgagtttattgaggatcagcagagaattgcaacttggggtctgcaaccatggtgagcctcatgcaaatccccacatggcaagggaaggagaacacttttatagagaggaaaagaaagttggGAGGGCcacagtaaacaaagagtccttgtcttcattggctgagtccttgccagaaAAGAGGagcattctttcttcttcctgttgggctctgctgtcaTTGCAGCACATGAGAGCTCCCTCTTCTGGTCTCCAAACTCTATTTAGGAAACCCAGCAGGACTCTGCGGGGCCTTCCCAGAGAGAGACACCAGCTGACCCCTGagtcccctgcctcttgtttgtaaaaaagctttagcctcctaggcctccCCCGAGtttcaaagaacaaatttaatcagagaaatgagaaaatgcagaaacagaggGAAACAgttaagcaagacaaaataattgtttagccataaaacaaagtcaagaacCTTTAGTTCCTCCCCAAGTCTAGGTTGTCACCTATGCTTCCGAGCCACCGACTATAGATCAGAGGTTTCCATACCCTCCTCCTTGGGttccattaatttgctagagtggctcacagaatacagagaaacattttacctaCTACATTACTGGTTTATCATAAAAGCATATAACTTGGGAACAGCCAGGTGGAAGAGATGAATAGGGCAAGATATGGGGAAAGGGTGCAGAGCTTTCATGCCCTCTCTGGGCACACCACTCTCTCTAAATCTCCAGGTGTTCActgacctggaagctctccaaaccccatccttttgagtttttatggaggcttcattacatagtcatgattgattaaatcattggccattgataATGGATTCAACctctagcccctctcccctcctgggagGTCAGGGTGGGACTGAAACTTCCAACCCCATCTCACTAGGTTGGCTCCCCTGGCAACCTGCCGCATCCTCAAggactttccaaaagtcacctcattaacacaaAGTCTGGTGTCGTCGACAGAGGTTCATTTTGAATATCAAGATACCTTTATgattctcatcacttaggaagttccaggggttttaggagctctgtgctacGAATCGGgagaaagaccaaatatatatttcttattatacatCACAATACCACACCTTCAAAATATTTCCAGTACTTCATTAGACTTGTAAAAAGTGCACTGGAAAGCAGGCAAGCAAGGAAAATGGGCATAACAGGGAAGATATTTgggaatatatgtaaataaacaagagatgATCGTTACACAGACCAATGATGGCAATGAGCC includes:
- the RNF187 gene encoding E3 ubiquitin-protein ligase RNF187, which translates into the protein MQNDFTWDGAHEGVPRRPYSSPVPTPRGRCAPEEVLEAQRPVRTREAGVDRCQDLAWSTALPGPCVVEHTPVRTLRRAFSHPSRHSCPSSLLSILVRASPSSALRPRFSCVPVPGIPPCLRPRQPSHLCSPVCVPVCALLEGPAAAALALPAGPAEAACALCQRAPREPVRADCGHRFCRACVVRFWAEEDGPFPCPECADDCWQRAVEPGRPPLSRRLLALEEAAAAPARDGPASEAALQLLCRADGGPLCAACRMAAGPEPPEWEPRWRKALRGKENKGSVEIMRKDLNDARDLHGQAESAAAVWKGHVMDRRKKALTDYKKLRAFFAEEEGRFLQEAEKEEGSLDDEDEDPAERFRSLLQAVSELERRHRNLGLSMLLQ